One [Clostridium] saccharolyticum WM1 DNA segment encodes these proteins:
- a CDS encoding NAD(P)/FAD-dependent oxidoreductase encodes MKVLNYDAAIIGSGVIGCAVARELARYDLSICVIEKEEDVCSGTSKSNSAIVHAGHDAVPGSLKARFNVEGNRMMGELSKELDFSLIRNGSLVLCFSEEDMPALKKLYEKGVKNGVPGLAILTGDEVRAMEPNVTETVVAALYAPSGGIVCPFGLTIALAENACDNGVEFLFNTEVKEIEKTEKGFDLKTGEGIIHAAYVVNAAGVYADRIHNMVSEEKIRIKARKGDYCLLDKEAGNHVSHTIFQLPGKMGKGVLVTPTVHGNLLTGPTATDVEDKEWVGTTAKELSDIMEKAAWGVKNIPFRQIITSFSGLRAHESGDDFILGEVSGAPGFFDAAGIESPGLTSAPAIGVYIAELVARKAEASKKENYKGTRKGILDPQKLSFDERAELIKKNPQYGTIICRCEGVSEGEIVDAITRTLGAVSLDGIKRRVRAGMGRCQAGFCAPKTMEILARETGREMEDICKNRPGSNIVTGHK; translated from the coding sequence ATGAAGGTATTGAATTACGATGCAGCGATCATCGGCAGCGGCGTAATCGGCTGTGCGGTAGCAAGGGAGCTTGCCCGCTATGACTTAAGCATCTGTGTCATTGAGAAGGAGGAGGATGTCTGTTCCGGTACGTCAAAGTCCAACAGTGCCATTGTCCATGCAGGACACGATGCGGTGCCTGGTTCCTTAAAGGCCAGATTCAATGTAGAGGGCAACCGTATGATGGGGGAGCTTTCAAAGGAGCTGGATTTCTCATTGATCCGGAACGGCTCACTGGTGCTTTGCTTTTCAGAAGAGGATATGCCGGCTCTTAAGAAGCTTTATGAAAAGGGCGTGAAAAACGGAGTTCCCGGTTTGGCCATCCTTACCGGTGACGAGGTAAGGGCAATGGAACCCAATGTGACGGAGACGGTTGTGGCGGCATTATATGCACCCAGCGGCGGGATCGTCTGCCCCTTTGGACTGACCATCGCACTGGCGGAAAACGCCTGTGACAATGGGGTGGAATTTTTATTTAATACCGAAGTAAAGGAAATTGAAAAGACGGAAAAGGGCTTTGACTTAAAAACCGGGGAGGGGATCATCCATGCAGCTTATGTGGTCAATGCAGCCGGGGTTTATGCTGACCGAATCCATAACATGGTGAGTGAGGAAAAGATCCGCATCAAAGCAAGAAAAGGGGATTACTGCCTGCTGGATAAGGAGGCAGGGAACCATGTATCCCATACCATCTTCCAGCTTCCCGGCAAGATGGGGAAAGGCGTACTGGTGACCCCTACGGTCCACGGCAATTTGCTGACCGGTCCAACGGCAACGGATGTGGAGGATAAGGAATGGGTCGGGACAACGGCTAAGGAGCTGTCGGATATTATGGAGAAGGCGGCCTGGGGAGTAAAGAACATCCCCTTCCGTCAGATCATCACCTCCTTTTCTGGTCTTCGTGCCCATGAGTCTGGGGATGACTTTATCCTGGGAGAGGTTTCCGGTGCCCCTGGTTTCTTTGATGCAGCAGGCATCGAATCACCGGGCCTTACCAGTGCCCCTGCCATTGGCGTTTACATTGCAGAACTGGTTGCCAGGAAAGCGGAGGCTTCCAAAAAGGAGAATTATAAGGGAACCCGGAAAGGGATCCTGGATCCTCAGAAGCTGTCTTTCGATGAAAGAGCGGAACTGATTAAGAAGAACCCTCAATACGGAACGATCATCTGCCGCTGTGAGGGAGTCAGTGAAGGAGAGATTGTGGATGCCATTACCCGGACCCTGGGTGCGGTCTCCTTGGATGGGATCAAGCGCCGTGTACGTGCCGGCATGGGCCGGTGCCAGGCCGGCTTCTGTGCTCCTAAGACCATGGAGATCCTGGCAAGGGAAACCGGCAGGGAGATGGAGGATATCTGCAAGAACAGGCCCGGCTCCAACATAGTAACCGGCCATAAATAA
- the glpK gene encoding glycerol kinase GlpK: MGRYVIALDQGTTSSRCILFDEQGNICSAAQKEFTQIFPQPGWVEHDPMEIWSSQLSVTMEAMGKIGAHYSDIAAIGITNQRETTVVWDKETGEPVYHAIVWQCRRTSDRIEKLKQDGLEEMVIDRTGLIPDAYFSGSKIEWILDNVKGARERAERGELLFGTVDTWLIWNLTKGCIHVTDYTNASRTMLFDIHRKCWDEEILNYFRIPKCMLPEVKPSSCIYGYTSSDVMGGKIPIAGAAGDQQAALFGQCCFEAGEVKNTYGTGCFLLMNTGEKAVKSGHGLLTTIAASDQGSIQYALEGSVFVAGAAVQWLRDEMRMVRSASQTEEYCKAVEDTGGVYIVPAFAGLGGPYWDQYARGTIVGVTRGTSKEQFIRATVESMAYQVYDLIEAMEQDSDIHLKQLKVDGGACANNFLMQFQSDLLNTELVRPECIETTALGAAYLAGLAVGYWKNREEIKANWKASRSFGSQMEEEYRKKLVKGWKRAVKCALCWSEDEK; encoded by the coding sequence ATGGGAAGATATGTCATTGCCCTGGATCAGGGCACGACAAGTTCCAGGTGCATCCTGTTCGATGAACAGGGAAACATCTGCAGTGCAGCACAAAAGGAGTTTACTCAGATTTTTCCGCAGCCTGGGTGGGTGGAGCATGACCCCATGGAGATATGGTCTTCACAGCTGTCTGTGACCATGGAGGCCATGGGAAAGATCGGGGCCCATTACAGTGACATTGCTGCCATCGGGATCACCAACCAAAGGGAAACTACGGTGGTCTGGGATAAAGAGACAGGGGAGCCGGTTTACCACGCCATCGTATGGCAATGCCGCAGGACTTCCGACAGGATCGAAAAACTGAAGCAGGATGGGCTGGAAGAAATGGTGATTGACAGGACAGGACTCATCCCCGATGCCTATTTTTCAGGAAGCAAGATCGAATGGATCCTGGATAATGTAAAAGGGGCAAGAGAACGGGCAGAACGGGGGGAGTTGCTGTTTGGAACGGTGGATACCTGGCTGATCTGGAACTTAACCAAGGGCTGTATCCATGTAACGGATTATACCAATGCTTCCAGGACCATGCTTTTTGACATTCACAGGAAATGCTGGGATGAAGAGATCCTTAACTATTTCAGGATCCCGAAGTGCATGCTGCCGGAAGTGAAACCCTCAAGCTGTATATACGGCTACACCTCATCCGATGTAATGGGAGGAAAGATCCCTATTGCAGGAGCAGCAGGAGACCAGCAGGCGGCGTTATTCGGCCAGTGCTGCTTTGAAGCGGGAGAGGTGAAGAACACCTATGGAACCGGCTGTTTCCTTCTTATGAATACAGGAGAAAAGGCGGTGAAGTCCGGGCACGGGCTGCTGACTACCATAGCAGCCAGCGATCAGGGAAGCATCCAGTATGCCCTGGAAGGGAGCGTATTTGTGGCGGGCGCTGCTGTACAGTGGTTAAGGGATGAGATGCGGATGGTCCGTTCCGCCTCCCAGACGGAGGAATACTGCAAGGCTGTGGAAGATACCGGGGGTGTTTACATAGTACCGGCCTTTGCTGGGCTTGGGGGCCCTTATTGGGACCAGTATGCAAGGGGAACCATTGTAGGGGTGACAAGGGGGACCAGCAAGGAGCAGTTTATCAGGGCCACGGTGGAATCCATGGCTTATCAGGTTTACGATCTTATTGAAGCCATGGAGCAGGATTCGGATATCCATTTAAAGCAGTTAAAGGTGGATGGGGGCGCATGTGCCAACAATTTTCTTATGCAGTTCCAGTCTGACTTGCTGAATACGGAGCTTGTAAGACCGGAATGCATTGAAACCACGGCCCTGGGAGCCGCATACTTAGCCGGGCTTGCGGTGGGCTACTGGAAAAACCGGGAAGAGATCAAGGCCAACTGGAAGGCATCCAGGTCCTTTGGCAGCCAGATGGAGGAAGAATACCGGAAAAAGCTGGTAAAGGGCTGGAAGAGAGCGGTAAAATGTGCCCTTTGCTGGTCGGAAGACGAGAAGTAG
- a CDS encoding MgtC/SapB family protein, with protein MEGTYLLFGGITLSYVMIQLEYMLRIIAAGLLGFLIGSERKNRNKSAGIRTHAIVAIGSSLMMVVSKYGFSDIPASDGARIAAQVVSGVGFLGAGVIFVRNNLVNGLTTAAGIWATAGVGLALGAGQYIVGILSAVLIIVMQTLTHRISYFAQVASCGCLRMTIAQKNGAVKNMEEFLEKEKVEIASVKINKNKKDEIKLEFEVIYPPGFDKGALLSKLAEENTVMAVSE; from the coding sequence TTGGAGGGGACATATTTATTGTTTGGGGGAATTACCTTATCGTATGTGATGATCCAGCTGGAATATATGCTGCGCATCATAGCAGCCGGTCTATTAGGGTTTTTGATAGGCAGTGAAAGAAAAAACCGGAACAAATCGGCTGGAATCCGGACCCACGCCATTGTTGCCATCGGCTCATCTCTTATGATGGTGGTATCGAAATATGGGTTTTCGGACATCCCTGCCAGCGATGGAGCCAGGATTGCGGCCCAGGTGGTAAGCGGCGTGGGATTTTTAGGTGCAGGGGTTATTTTTGTGAGGAATAATCTGGTAAACGGTCTGACAACAGCAGCCGGAATATGGGCTACCGCCGGGGTGGGGCTGGCTCTTGGGGCGGGCCAGTACATTGTAGGCATATTGTCTGCAGTACTCATCATCGTCATGCAGACTCTGACACACAGGATCAGTTATTTTGCCCAGGTGGCTTCCTGCGGCTGCCTGCGGATGACCATTGCCCAAAAAAACGGGGCGGTGAAAAACATGGAAGAGTTTCTGGAAAAGGAAAAGGTAGAGATCGCTTCCGTAAAAATCAATAAGAATAAAAAGGATGAAATCAAGCTGGAATTTGAGGTCATTTATCCTCCCGGCTTTGATAAGGGAGCCTTGTTATCCAAGCTGGCAGAGGAAAACACGGTTATGGCAGTCAGCGAATAG